The proteins below come from a single Tepidibacillus fermentans genomic window:
- a CDS encoding PDZ domain-containing protein, which yields MPILQELFMQIGTLFLQPLFYIGILLLVLQYRRQIQLERKLFSARIHSLSQEVILSLAYGFLGGVIASAFMVGLGVVFQPNGMWLLWLITGILTLFHIRFLCLSYSTGILGLLVSMIQLFPSPNSSFLQPIWIELKSIHVPSLIAIVAILHLVEGILIRLQAGKQATPLFVETKRGKLIGGYSIQSFWLAPLFLLVATGDVTMNSVQIGSWWPIFGAATTFSLFPVPVLIGYSELTTVYSPYKKSKISANYLIIYSTLLLVMAFLAERWAPFQFIASIFAGLAHEGIHLWGKRKERALPPLYVHPTDGLKILAVIPNSPADRMGVKAGEVIKKVNGMQVTTRTELYDALQLQPAFTKLEVINEAGHVKLVQHSLYAGDHHQLGILLAPDDKAPYYIEVKDTNLLQLLKQKVTKVSRSA from the coding sequence ATGCCTATTCTACAGGAGCTGTTCATGCAAATCGGAACATTATTTTTACAACCTTTATTCTATATCGGGATACTACTTCTTGTATTACAATATAGAAGACAAATTCAGTTAGAACGGAAACTATTTAGTGCACGGATTCATTCACTTTCACAAGAAGTCATCCTTTCACTTGCATACGGGTTCTTAGGTGGGGTTATTGCTTCCGCATTCATGGTTGGATTAGGTGTCGTTTTTCAACCAAATGGGATGTGGCTGCTTTGGTTGATTACTGGAATCCTAACTCTTTTTCATATTCGTTTTCTTTGTTTATCTTATTCTACTGGGATTTTAGGTTTACTTGTTTCCATGATTCAGTTATTTCCTAGTCCCAATTCTTCTTTTCTTCAACCGATTTGGATTGAACTTAAGAGTATTCATGTTCCTTCTTTAATCGCAATCGTAGCGATTTTACATCTTGTAGAGGGGATATTGATTCGGCTTCAAGCTGGAAAACAAGCAACCCCATTATTTGTTGAAACCAAACGGGGGAAGTTGATAGGTGGATATTCGATTCAATCTTTCTGGCTTGCTCCTTTATTTCTTCTCGTAGCAACAGGAGATGTTACGATGAATTCGGTTCAGATTGGATCTTGGTGGCCGATCTTTGGCGCAGCAACTACTTTCTCTTTGTTCCCTGTTCCTGTCCTCATTGGCTATTCTGAATTGACGACCGTTTATTCTCCCTATAAGAAAAGTAAGATATCAGCAAACTACCTTATTATTTATAGCACGTTGTTACTGGTGATGGCATTTCTAGCTGAGCGATGGGCGCCGTTTCAATTCATTGCTTCAATTTTTGCGGGACTTGCTCATGAAGGAATTCATTTGTGGGGGAAACGTAAGGAAAGAGCATTGCCACCATTATATGTTCATCCAACAGATGGTTTGAAGATATTAGCCGTAATTCCAAATAGTCCTGCTGATCGAATGGGAGTGAAAGCAGGTGAAGTAATTAAAAAGGTGAATGGTATGCAGGTTACTACCCGTACTGAGTTATATGATGCACTCCAATTACAACCTGCTTTTACGAAGTTAGAAGTCATTAATGAAGCAGGTCACGTTAAATTAGTACAACATTCTTTATATGCCGGGGATCATCATCAGTTAGGTATTTTACTTGCACCCGATGATAAAGCTCCTTATTATATTGAGGTGAAAGATACGAATTTATTGCAATTATTGAAGCAGAAAGTAACTAAAGTTTCCCGAAGCGCTTAA
- the uvrB gene encoding excinuclease ABC subunit UvrB, whose amino-acid sequence MEQIFQLKSDFQPQGDQPKAIEALVQGIKENKKHQILLGATGTGKTFTMANVIARVNKPTLIIAHNKTLAAQLASEFRGFFPNNAVEYFVSYYDYYQPEAYVPQTDTYIEKDAKINDEIDKLRHSATSALFERKDVIIVASVSSIYGLGSPEEYRNLVLSLRVGMEKDMKEILRKLVDIQYQRNDMNFVRGTFRVRGDVLEIFPVSRGEQAVRIEFFGDEIERIREIDVLTGEIIGDREHVAIFPASHFVTREDKMRKAIKNIETELEERLKVLRDKGKLLEAQRLEQRTRYDIEMMQEVGFCSGIENYSRHLEGRPAGSTPNTLLDYFPDDFLMIIDESHVTIPQIRGMYNGDRARKEVLVEHGFRLPSALDNRPLKFDEFEKHIHQIIYVSATPGPYELEQSSEVVEQIIRPTGLLDPEIEVRPIKGQIDDLIGEIQERIRRDERVLVTTLTKKMAEDLTDYLKEIGIKVRYLHSDIKTLERMQIIRELRLGEFDVLIGINLLREGLDIPEVSLVAILDADKEGFLRSERSLIQTIGRAARNANGKVIMYADKITDSMKVAIDETNRRRGIQMAYNAEHGITPMTIKKKISDVIEAVKVAEDKADYGKTKKKLSKKERLQMIERIEKEMRAAARELNFERAAELRDILLELKAEGD is encoded by the coding sequence ATGGAGCAAATCTTCCAATTAAAATCAGATTTTCAACCACAAGGAGATCAACCTAAAGCAATTGAAGCTTTAGTTCAAGGGATAAAAGAAAATAAAAAGCATCAAATCCTACTAGGGGCGACGGGTACAGGAAAAACCTTTACAATGGCGAATGTCATTGCAAGAGTAAATAAACCAACATTAATCATTGCCCATAATAAAACATTAGCTGCTCAATTAGCTAGTGAGTTTAGGGGATTTTTTCCAAATAATGCGGTTGAATATTTTGTAAGCTACTATGATTATTATCAACCTGAAGCTTATGTTCCACAAACAGATACCTATATTGAAAAAGATGCAAAGATTAACGATGAAATTGATAAATTACGTCACTCAGCAACCAGTGCACTATTTGAACGTAAAGATGTCATCATTGTTGCTAGTGTTTCTAGTATCTATGGCTTAGGTTCACCCGAAGAGTATCGTAATCTTGTTCTTTCTCTACGTGTAGGAATGGAAAAAGACATGAAAGAAATCCTTCGTAAGTTGGTGGATATTCAATATCAACGAAATGACATGAATTTTGTCCGTGGTACTTTTCGGGTTCGCGGAGATGTTTTGGAAATTTTCCCTGTATCTCGAGGAGAGCAAGCCGTACGAATTGAATTTTTTGGAGATGAAATTGAACGAATTCGTGAAATCGATGTCCTCACAGGAGAAATTATTGGTGATCGGGAGCATGTGGCCATTTTCCCTGCTTCTCATTTCGTCACTCGTGAAGATAAAATGAGAAAAGCGATCAAGAACATTGAAACAGAATTAGAAGAACGATTAAAGGTTCTGCGAGATAAAGGAAAATTATTAGAAGCGCAACGATTAGAACAACGGACAAGATATGATATTGAAATGATGCAAGAAGTGGGTTTTTGTTCTGGAATCGAGAACTATTCCCGACATCTAGAGGGAAGACCCGCTGGATCGACTCCAAATACTTTATTAGACTATTTCCCTGATGATTTTCTTATGATCATTGATGAGTCCCATGTTACGATTCCACAGATTCGAGGAATGTATAACGGGGATAGAGCGCGAAAAGAAGTATTGGTTGAGCACGGTTTTCGTCTACCATCCGCATTAGATAACCGACCATTGAAGTTTGATGAATTTGAAAAGCATATTCATCAGATTATTTATGTTTCAGCAACACCTGGCCCGTACGAATTAGAACAATCGTCAGAAGTTGTCGAGCAGATTATCCGACCAACAGGACTGTTAGACCCAGAGATTGAAGTAAGACCAATCAAAGGACAGATTGATGATTTGATCGGCGAAATTCAAGAACGAATCAGACGGGATGAACGAGTATTAGTTACAACATTAACGAAAAAGATGGCAGAAGACTTAACAGACTATTTAAAAGAAATAGGGATTAAGGTTCGTTACCTCCATTCAGATATTAAGACATTAGAGAGAATGCAAATTATCCGTGAATTACGTTTAGGTGAATTTGATGTCTTAATCGGGATCAATCTTTTGCGTGAAGGATTAGACATTCCTGAGGTTTCCCTTGTTGCAATCTTAGATGCGGATAAAGAGGGATTCTTGCGTTCGGAGCGATCTTTAATCCAAACGATTGGACGTGCAGCACGGAATGCCAATGGCAAAGTGATTATGTATGCCGATAAAATTACGGATTCAATGAAAGTGGCAATCGATGAAACGAATCGACGTCGGGGGATCCAAATGGCATATAATGCAGAACATGGTATTACGCCAATGACGATTAAAAAGAAGATTAGCGATGTCATCGAAGCCGTAAAAGTTGCAGAAGATAAAGCTGATTATGGCAAGACAAAGAAAAAACTTTCGAAAAAAGAACGTCTGCAAATGATCGAACGAATCGAAAAAGAAATGCGTGCTGCTGCAAGAGAATTAAATTTCGAACGGGCAGCCGAATTGCGTGACATCTTACTTGAATTGAAGGCGGAAGGAGATTAA
- a CDS encoding murein hydrolase activator EnvC family protein — MRKRWIPLLLTLTMLMSFMIPFTTPVKADTISELKKKIEAIRKEKQQSEQQKKDLSNQINQIKDNKKVTEQEVLSIAKKIDQQEQKLGNLEIQIEEVQANAKKAAVELEQAEQRLKERDQLLKDRVRLMYKHGDVDYLEVLLSADSFSDFVQRFDAIQQIIESDKKILEENKKDRDIVAQKKKEIDQSLTNLKKLYAELEQTKSELLAEQKKQKVRMASLDSAQQQLVTKLRQEQEDFNEATEEEARLLDQLAAAQAEALKKQNKLPVAYNGGKFAWPVPGYSRISPNGNFGWRIHPIYKTRKFHAGLDIPAPQGTTIIAPDDGVVIVASTMNGYGNVVMIDHGSGIQTLYGHIRNGGINVSVGQAVKKGQKIAEVGSTGRSTGPHLHFEVRKNGSAISPWTYLR, encoded by the coding sequence ATGAGAAAAAGATGGATACCGTTACTATTAACTTTAACCATGTTAATGTCTTTCATGATTCCTTTTACAACACCAGTAAAAGCAGATACGATTTCTGAATTAAAGAAAAAAATTGAAGCGATCCGTAAAGAAAAACAACAATCGGAACAACAGAAAAAGGATTTAAGTAACCAAATTAATCAAATTAAGGACAATAAAAAAGTTACGGAACAAGAAGTCTTATCCATAGCCAAAAAAATTGATCAGCAAGAACAAAAATTAGGAAATTTAGAAATACAAATTGAAGAAGTACAAGCTAATGCAAAAAAAGCAGCGGTAGAGTTAGAACAGGCAGAACAGCGATTGAAAGAAAGAGATCAGTTATTAAAAGATCGTGTGCGTTTAATGTACAAGCATGGGGATGTCGATTATCTCGAAGTTCTTTTGTCAGCGGATAGCTTTTCTGATTTTGTTCAACGATTTGATGCCATTCAACAAATTATTGAATCAGATAAGAAAATCTTAGAAGAAAATAAGAAAGATCGAGACATCGTCGCTCAAAAGAAAAAAGAGATTGATCAGTCGTTGACGAATCTAAAGAAACTATATGCAGAATTAGAGCAAACAAAAAGCGAATTGCTAGCTGAACAGAAAAAACAAAAAGTAAGAATGGCTTCTCTAGATTCGGCTCAACAACAATTAGTAACGAAATTGCGACAAGAACAAGAAGACTTTAATGAAGCGACAGAAGAAGAAGCAAGATTATTGGATCAGTTAGCTGCTGCACAAGCAGAAGCATTAAAGAAGCAAAATAAACTGCCTGTAGCCTATAATGGCGGAAAATTCGCTTGGCCTGTACCTGGATATAGTCGCATATCTCCCAATGGCAATTTTGGTTGGCGAATTCACCCTATTTACAAAACGAGAAAATTCCATGCTGGTCTAGATATTCCAGCACCTCAAGGGACTACAATCATTGCGCCTGATGATGGTGTTGTCATTGTTGCATCTACGATGAATGGATATGGAAATGTGGTGATGATCGACCATGGAAGCGGAATTCAAACGTTATATGGCCATATACGAAATGGTGGAATTAATGTAAGTGTTGGTCAAGCGGTGAAAAAAGGTCAAAAAATTGCTGAGGTTGGCTCTACAGGAAGGTCAACAGGGCCCCATCTTCACTTTGAAGTACGGAAAAACGGTTCAGCAATTAGTCCATGGACATATTTAAGATAA
- the ftsE gene encoding cell division ATP-binding protein FtsE, which yields MIEMFDVWKTYPNGVNALQGINIKINRSEFVYVVGPSGAGKSTFIKLMYREEKPTKGEIFINGFNVDRIKERQIPMIRRNIGVVFQDYRLLPNLTVYENVAFAMEVIEASKSKIRKRVPEVLELVGLPDKLKAFPNQLSGGEQQRVALARALVNNPSIIIADEPTGNLDPDTSWEIMDLFEKINFSGTTVVMATHNREIVNQMRKRVIAIENGQVVRDQQRGEYGYEN from the coding sequence ATGATTGAAATGTTTGATGTATGGAAGACATACCCAAATGGTGTTAATGCTCTTCAAGGAATTAATATAAAAATTAATCGAAGTGAGTTTGTATATGTTGTAGGCCCAAGTGGTGCAGGAAAATCGACCTTCATCAAATTAATGTACCGTGAAGAAAAACCAACAAAAGGTGAGATTTTTATTAATGGTTTTAACGTAGATCGTATAAAAGAAAGACAAATCCCAATGATTCGTCGTAATATTGGTGTGGTTTTCCAAGATTATCGTTTGCTTCCTAACCTTACTGTATATGAGAATGTCGCCTTTGCGATGGAAGTGATTGAAGCTTCAAAAAGTAAGATTCGTAAACGTGTGCCAGAAGTACTAGAATTAGTAGGACTACCGGATAAATTAAAAGCTTTTCCAAATCAATTATCAGGTGGAGAACAACAACGAGTAGCTTTGGCACGTGCCCTTGTGAATAACCCTTCTATTATTATCGCAGATGAGCCAACCGGTAATTTAGATCCTGATACCTCTTGGGAAATTATGGATTTGTTTGAAAAAATTAATTTTAGTGGAACTACAGTTGTTATGGCAACACATAATCGAGAAATCGTCAATCAGATGAGAAAAAGAGTCATAGCGATTGAAAATGGCCAAGTCGTCAGAGATCAGCAGCGGGGTGAATATGGCTATGAGAATTAG
- the ftsX gene encoding permease-like cell division protein FtsX, whose translation MRISTIGRHFKEGLKNIGRNGWMTFASISAVTVTLLILGVFLLLAMNINYMANLVENQVEIVVSLDLKINDSQIKAVENEIKNIEGVKSLVFISKEEGLKKLKERFGKDADLLDGLDKDNPLNDTFVVQAKDPRKTEEVALKIAKLNFVEDVDYGKTTISRLFKITDWIRNIGIVFIIGLAFTAMFLISNTIKITIYSRRREIQIMKLVGATNWFIRWPFFVEGLLLGILGSILPILVIILGYRYLLEQMNMSLSISFIKFLPLYPLAYQISGLLIGIGAFIGIWGSMMSVRRFLKI comes from the coding sequence ATGAGAATTAGTACAATAGGAAGACACTTCAAAGAGGGATTAAAGAATATTGGACGAAATGGTTGGATGACTTTTGCCTCGATTAGTGCAGTAACGGTTACATTGCTTATTCTGGGTGTATTTCTACTACTAGCGATGAATATCAACTATATGGCTAATTTAGTAGAAAATCAAGTAGAAATTGTCGTTTCTTTGGATTTAAAAATTAACGACAGTCAAATAAAAGCCGTTGAAAACGAAATAAAAAATATAGAGGGTGTAAAGTCGTTAGTTTTTATTTCTAAAGAAGAGGGCCTAAAAAAACTAAAAGAGCGTTTTGGTAAGGATGCAGATCTTTTAGATGGATTAGATAAAGATAATCCATTGAATGATACATTTGTAGTACAGGCGAAAGATCCGAGAAAAACCGAAGAAGTAGCCTTGAAGATTGCCAAATTGAATTTCGTAGAAGATGTGGATTATGGAAAAACAACGATTTCAAGACTATTTAAAATTACCGACTGGATTCGAAATATTGGAATCGTCTTTATTATTGGACTTGCTTTTACAGCCATGTTCTTAATTTCCAACACAATAAAAATTACAATTTATTCAAGAAGACGAGAAATTCAAATCATGAAATTAGTAGGGGCAACCAATTGGTTTATTCGATGGCCATTTTTCGTAGAAGGTCTATTACTAGGAATTCTGGGTTCTATTCTACCGATTCTCGTAATCATCCTAGGTTACCGATATTTACTAGAACAGATGAATATGAGTCTATCGATATCATTTATTAAGTTTCTTCCTTTATATCCATTAGCCTACCAAATTTCCGGATTATTAATCGGAATTGGTGCGTTTATTGGGATCTGGGGAAGCATGATGTCTGTTCGACGTTTCTTAAAAATATAA
- a CDS encoding argininosuccinate synthase, with amino-acid sequence MEKEKVVLAYSGGLDTSVAIKWLQEKYNYDVIAVALDVGEGKELDFVKEKALKVGAIKSYVIDAKKEFAEEMILPALKANALYESKYPLVSALSRPLIAKWLVKIAREEGAVAVAHGSTGKGNDQVRFDVSVTALAPDLKIVAPVREWSMTRDEEIEYAAKHGIPIPIKKENPFSIDQNMWGRSCEAGVLEDPWVAPPEEAYELTASIENAPDEAEEVEITFNKGVPVALNSEVLPLDELILTLNKVAGKHGVGRIDHVENRLVGIKSREIYETPAATVLITAHQALESLVHTREMAQFKPMIEQKIANMIYEGLWFSPLMESLQAFIDKTQEVVTGKVRVKLHKGHAIVVGRSSEKSLYSYVLATYNQDDQFDHQSAVGFIHIWGLPTKVYANVHKK; translated from the coding sequence ATGGAAAAGGAGAAAGTTGTTTTAGCCTATTCGGGAGGTTTGGACACTTCGGTTGCCATCAAATGGTTACAGGAGAAATATAATTACGATGTCATTGCTGTGGCCTTAGACGTTGGGGAAGGAAAAGAACTCGATTTTGTCAAAGAAAAGGCATTAAAAGTAGGGGCAATCAAATCTTATGTCATCGATGCGAAAAAAGAATTTGCGGAAGAAATGATTTTGCCTGCGTTAAAAGCGAATGCTTTATATGAAAGTAAATATCCGTTGGTTTCTGCTTTATCACGACCATTAATTGCGAAATGGCTCGTTAAGATTGCTAGAGAGGAAGGAGCAGTTGCAGTCGCCCACGGATCAACAGGAAAAGGAAATGACCAAGTGCGTTTTGATGTTTCGGTAACTGCGTTAGCACCTGATTTGAAAATCGTTGCACCAGTTCGCGAATGGTCGATGACAAGGGATGAAGAAATTGAATATGCAGCAAAACATGGAATACCGATTCCGATTAAAAAAGAAAATCCTTTTAGTATCGATCAGAATATGTGGGGAAGAAGTTGTGAAGCAGGTGTTCTTGAAGACCCATGGGTTGCACCGCCAGAAGAAGCGTATGAATTAACCGCTTCGATTGAAAACGCACCAGATGAAGCAGAAGAAGTGGAGATTACCTTTAACAAAGGTGTTCCCGTTGCTCTAAATTCAGAAGTATTACCCCTTGATGAATTAATCTTAACATTAAACAAAGTCGCAGGTAAACATGGAGTCGGCCGCATTGACCATGTGGAGAACAGGTTAGTGGGAATCAAATCCCGTGAAATCTATGAAACCCCTGCTGCTACCGTTTTGATCACGGCTCATCAAGCTCTAGAAAGTCTCGTTCATACAAGAGAAATGGCTCAATTTAAACCGATGATTGAACAAAAGATTGCCAATATGATTTATGAAGGATTATGGTTTTCACCATTAATGGAGAGTTTACAAGCATTTATTGATAAAACACAAGAAGTGGTAACGGGTAAAGTTCGGGTCAAACTGCATAAAGGCCATGCAATTGTCGTTGGTCGATCCTCCGAGAAATCCTTATATTCTTATGTATTGGCCACATACAATCAAGATGACCAGTTTGATCATCAATCGGCTGTTGGTTTTATTCATATTTGGGGTTTACCCACTAAAGTTTATGCAAATGTGCACAAAAAATAA
- a CDS encoding methyl-accepting chemotaxis protein encodes MGWFWKHKVQGVQSKFISEINHIEDLESKVREKMRYIGFEELNPELQAEFCQLIQKHQSIIEQRLLEKVKEIVGEGFQTSTWQQYISLFLNELMVENGQYFRKKQWKIVELLLETKLQPDWLIGATETIIDTIQEQLLSESDWRMVAPKLRYFQKLMMLCQMVWVEMYTTHLVSLFSNGISELVFYNAQIDQVKGLLESLDQQVQLSSGIQQMIQEINSAVEEVASTSNSAADFSHQSVSEAKKGQKVIEDALQEMAKLEDQYEKVIVAIHDFAKKISQMESMIQFIRDIADQTNLLALNANIEAARAGEHGLGFSVVAQEVRKLSEHSKESVGSISTIIQELVSDADSIKSWILETGKIVNHGVQESTQAIQQLVQIIDTFNQISESMQGIAAANQEQAAATAQITEQNQKIDELIRVGKEKGIATGEAIYHLSTMSERLRKSIDQIGIQVNEKGLLNLAKTDHLLWKWRIYNMLLGYVQVDTDSIQSEKQCRLGKWYYSQQASRFKNLTTYQRMEVPHRLVHQTAKEAAIAYSKGDLALAEQKLKELEGYSNEIIQLLDEIAQSIEEE; translated from the coding sequence ATGGGTTGGTTTTGGAAACATAAAGTTCAAGGTGTTCAATCGAAATTCATAAGTGAAATAAATCATATAGAGGATTTAGAATCAAAGGTTCGCGAAAAAATGAGATACATCGGATTTGAAGAATTAAATCCTGAACTTCAAGCAGAGTTTTGCCAACTGATTCAGAAGCATCAATCAATCATTGAACAGAGACTATTAGAGAAAGTCAAAGAGATTGTAGGTGAGGGTTTTCAAACAAGTACTTGGCAACAATATATTTCATTATTTTTGAATGAACTAATGGTGGAAAATGGACAGTATTTTCGAAAAAAGCAATGGAAAATCGTCGAATTACTACTTGAAACGAAACTTCAACCCGATTGGCTCATCGGTGCTACAGAAACGATAATAGATACGATTCAAGAACAGCTTCTTTCAGAATCTGATTGGAGAATGGTCGCACCTAAATTACGCTATTTTCAAAAATTAATGATGCTCTGTCAAATGGTTTGGGTCGAAATGTATACAACCCATCTCGTATCATTATTTTCAAATGGTATATCTGAGTTAGTCTTCTATAATGCTCAAATTGATCAGGTGAAAGGACTTTTAGAATCACTTGATCAACAAGTACAATTGTCGTCGGGAATTCAACAAATGATTCAGGAGATTAATTCGGCAGTCGAGGAAGTTGCATCGACTTCCAATTCAGCAGCTGACTTTTCTCATCAATCCGTATCAGAAGCAAAAAAAGGGCAGAAAGTGATTGAAGATGCCTTGCAGGAAATGGCCAAGTTAGAAGATCAATACGAAAAAGTGATTGTTGCTATTCATGATTTTGCGAAAAAAATTTCACAAATGGAAAGCATGATCCAATTCATCCGCGATATTGCTGATCAGACCAATTTATTAGCATTAAATGCAAATATTGAAGCGGCAAGAGCTGGAGAACATGGACTTGGTTTTTCTGTTGTGGCTCAAGAAGTACGTAAGTTATCTGAACATTCGAAGGAATCGGTGGGTTCCATATCGACGATCATTCAGGAATTAGTATCTGATGCAGACTCTATTAAATCATGGATTCTTGAAACGGGGAAGATTGTCAACCACGGTGTTCAAGAATCAACACAGGCGATTCAACAGTTAGTGCAGATTATTGATACATTTAATCAAATCAGCGAATCCATGCAAGGGATTGCTGCGGCGAATCAAGAACAAGCTGCCGCAACTGCTCAGATCACAGAACAAAATCAGAAGATTGATGAATTAATTCGTGTTGGAAAAGAAAAAGGTATCGCTACTGGAGAAGCGATTTATCATTTAAGTACAATGTCTGAAAGATTACGGAAGAGTATCGATCAAATTGGAATTCAAGTGAATGAGAAAGGGTTATTAAACTTAGCCAAAACTGATCATCTATTATGGAAATGGCGGATCTACAATATGTTGTTAGGTTATGTCCAAGTTGATACAGATTCTATTCAAAGTGAGAAACAATGTCGTTTAGGGAAATGGTATTATAGTCAACAAGCTAGTCGTTTTAAAAATTTAACGACCTATCAAAGGATGGAAGTGCCGCATCGACTTGTCCATCAAACAGCAAAAGAAGCAGCTATCGCCTATTCAAAGGGAGATCTAGCATTAGCTGAACAGAAGTTAAAGGAACTAGAAGGTTATTCGAATGAGATTATTCAATTACTTGATGAAATCGCCCAATCGATAGAAGAGGAGTAG
- a CDS encoding S41 family peptidase — protein sequence MKMRGRTLAVLLVVTMVLSSFLTIIVIRMNPNLGSLIGEGSTSIGYGKQIPKDMDKFVSAYNTILNSYVVKKDGKELVDGAIRGMVETLGDPHSTYMNAKEAKDFYSTLDSSFEGIGAEVTIENGKVTIIAPIKGSPSEKAGLRPRDQILKVNGESLEGLNLFEAVNKIRGPKGTKAELEILRYGMEKPITVTVIRDEIPIETVHGSTINTAKGLIGKIEISNFAEKTADDFAKTLKELESQNIKGLIIDVRGNPGGYLQSVLEIGNLIIPNHGIIVQIEDRNKRRQSYRSEMESAKYPIVALINNGSASASEILAGALQEAGNYPIVGENSYGKGTVQNPFELSDGSNLKLTVAKWLTPKGNWINGKGIIPNVKISQPDYFHATPFPENVYLKPDMNNSDVKNLQLILTGIGYNPGRMDGYFDEGTEKAVMAFQRANGLAVNGIVDQQTANQLQNKIIERIKNPENDLQLKAAIETLLKFIK from the coding sequence ATGAAGATGAGGGGCCGTACGTTAGCGGTACTTTTAGTGGTAACGATGGTCTTGAGTAGTTTTTTAACAATCATCGTTATTCGCATGAATCCAAACCTTGGATCATTGATTGGTGAAGGATCGACATCCATAGGGTATGGAAAACAAATCCCTAAGGATATGGATAAATTCGTTTCTGCTTACAACACCATCCTGAACTCTTATGTGGTGAAAAAGGATGGAAAGGAATTAGTTGACGGGGCCATTCGAGGAATGGTTGAAACACTAGGAGATCCTCATTCAACCTATATGAATGCAAAAGAAGCAAAAGATTTTTACAGTACATTAGATTCCTCCTTTGAGGGAATTGGAGCAGAAGTGACAATTGAGAATGGTAAAGTGACTATCATTGCCCCAATTAAAGGGAGTCCATCGGAAAAAGCCGGATTACGTCCTCGTGATCAAATCCTAAAAGTGAACGGTGAATCATTAGAAGGATTAAATCTTTTTGAGGCAGTCAATAAAATAAGAGGCCCTAAAGGTACGAAGGCAGAACTGGAGATTCTTCGTTATGGAATGGAAAAACCAATCACTGTGACGGTGATTCGTGATGAGATTCCGATTGAAACTGTACATGGAAGTACAATCAATACAGCAAAAGGGTTGATCGGGAAAATTGAAATTTCTAATTTTGCCGAGAAAACAGCCGATGATTTTGCTAAAACCTTAAAAGAACTAGAAAGCCAAAACATCAAAGGTTTAATAATTGATGTACGGGGAAATCCAGGTGGTTATTTGCAAAGTGTATTGGAAATTGGTAATCTAATAATTCCAAACCACGGTATTATTGTTCAAATTGAAGACCGAAACAAGAGAAGACAAAGCTATCGGTCTGAGATGGAATCGGCGAAGTATCCCATCGTTGCATTAATTAATAATGGAAGTGCCAGCGCTTCTGAGATATTAGCGGGTGCCTTACAAGAAGCTGGGAATTATCCGATTGTTGGTGAAAATAGTTATGGAAAAGGTACGGTCCAAAATCCCTTTGAATTGTCCGATGGAAGTAATTTAAAATTAACCGTTGCGAAATGGTTAACTCCAAAAGGAAATTGGATTAATGGTAAAGGAATTATCCCAAATGTGAAAATTTCCCAACCTGATTATTTTCATGCTACGCCATTCCCTGAAAATGTCTATCTTAAACCAGATATGAATAATAGTGATGTCAAAAATCTGCAATTGATTCTTACAGGGATTGGGTATAATCCTGGAAGAATGGATGGCTATTTTGACGAAGGAACGGAAAAAGCAGTCATGGCATTTCAGCGGGCAAATGGTTTAGCAGTTAATGGTATTGTCGATCAACAAACTGCTAATCAATTACAAAATAAAATCATAGAACGGATCAAAAATCCTGAAAATGATCTGCAATTGAAGGCAGCAATCGAGACATTGTTAAAATTCATCAAATAA